From the genome of Apodemus sylvaticus chromosome 3, mApoSyl1.1, whole genome shotgun sequence, one region includes:
- the LOC127679904 gene encoding olfactory receptor 13F1, whose translation MVQGNWTSVTVFFFLGFSHYPRIEVSIFVLCLLMYLVTLLGNTILISITILDSHLHTPMYFFLSNLSFLDIWYTSSALTPMLANFVSGKNTISFSGCASQMYFSLAMGSTECVLLSMMAYDRYVAICNPLRYPIIMNKRVCVQIAGSSWVTGCLTALVETGPVIHLSLCGNSIINHFTCEILALIKMACGDTSMVQLIMLVLSILFLPVPMLLICVSYASILSNILKISSVDGRSKAFSTCAAHLTVVVLFYGTALSMYLKPSSVNSQEIDKFMALIYAGLTPMLNPIIYSLRNKEVKMAVKKILMRNPFSAILTSVLK comes from the coding sequence ATGGTCCAGGGAAATTGGACCTCTGTCACAGTGTTTTTTTTCCTGGGATTTTCTCACTACCCCAGAATTGAAGTCTCTATATTTGTGCTGTGTCTACTGATGTACCTGGTTACCTTGCTGGGAAATACTATTCTGATCTCCATAACTATCCTTGATTCTCATCTGCACActcccatgtactttttcctcagCAACCTCTCCTTTCTGGACATCTGGTATACCTCTTCTGCTCTCACTCCTATGCTGGCAAACTTTGTTTCGGGGAAAAACACCATCTCATTCTCAGGATGTGCATCTCAGATGTATTTCTCTCTTGCCATGGGCTCCACTGAATGTGTGCTCCTCTCTATGATGGCCTATGACaggtatgtggccatctgcaaccCATTGAGATATCCCATCATTATGAACAAGAGAGTCTGTGTACAGATTGCAGGCAGCTCCTGGGTTACAGGCTGCCTCACTGCCTTGGTGGAAACTGGACCTGTGattcatctgtctctctgtggtaACAGCATCATCAACCATTTCACCTGTGAAATTCTGGCTCTCATAAAAATGGCCTGTGGAGACACTTCCATGGTGCAGTTAATTATGTTAGTGCTCAGCATCCTTTTTCTCCCAGTGCCAATGTTGCTCATTTGTGTCTCCTATGCATctatcctctccaacatcttgAAGATCAGCTCAGTGGATGGCCGAAGCAAAGCCTTTTCAACGTGTGCAGCCCACTTGACTGTGGTGGTTCTGTTCTATGGGACAGCTCTCTCCATGTACCTGAAGCCATCATCTGTAAACTCACAGGAAATAGATAAATTTATGGCATTGATATATGCTGGACTAACACCAATGCTAAATCCTATTATCTACAGTCTACGGAACAAAGAAGTAAAAATGGCTGTGAAAAAAATATTGATGAGAAACCCCTTCAGTGCTATTTTAACTTCAGTCCTCAAATAA